From a region of the Impatiens glandulifera chromosome 4, dImpGla2.1, whole genome shotgun sequence genome:
- the LOC124936517 gene encoding thaumatin-like protein 1, which yields LIYLIFLLLLLLLLSGSQSTTLIITNHCPFTIWPAILTGSGPAASSTGFELASQASTDVTAQPQWSGRVWARTQCSNSGGSFSCLTGDCGSNQIPCNGKGGAPPATLIEYTLAGGGNNDFFDVSLVDGFNLPVNVVPSGSGCKSTGCPVDINAACPNELAIMNGGAKIGCKSACLAFGKPEFCCSGSFATPDVCKPSNYSQIFKNSCPQAYSYAYDDKTSTFTCPNGGNYQITFCP from the coding sequence CAGGATCTCAATCAACCACGCTAATCATTACGAACCACTGCCCCTTCACAATTTGGCCGGCTATTCTAACCGGTTCAGGTCCAGCAGCTTCCTCCACTGGCTTCGAGCTTGCGTCTCAAGCCTCCACGGATGTAACCGCGCAACCACAATGGTCGGGTCGTGTTTGGGCTCGCACACAATGCTCTAACTCCGGAGGATCATTCTCATGCTTAACCGGTGATTGTGGCAGCAACCAAATTCCATGCAATGGTAAGGGAGGTGCCCCACCAGCAACCTTAATTGAGTACACACTAGCTGGAGGTGGTAACAACGATTTCTTTGATGTTAGCCTTGTTGATGGTTTCAACCTTCCGGTAAATGTTGTTCCATCGGGCAGCGGTTGCAAGTCAACTGGTTGCCCAGTGGATATAAACGCTGCATGCCCGAACGAGTTGGCAATAATGAACGGTGGTGCAAAGATTGGATGTAAAAGTGCGTGTTTGGCATTCGGGAAACCAGAGTTTTGTTGTAGTGGCTCGTTCGCGACTCCTGACGTGTGCAAGCCGTCAAATTATTCGCAAATTTTTAAGAACAGTTGCCCTCAAGCATATAGCTATGCTTATGATGATAAGACCAGCACTTTTACTTGCCCTAATGGTGGAAATTATCAAATAACATTTTGTCCTTAA